Proteins encoded by one window of Pradoshia eiseniae:
- the citZ gene encoding citrate synthase, with protein sequence MSVTKGLEGIVATSSSISSIIDDTLTYVGYDIDDLAENASFEEVIFLLWNLRLPNHLELEDLKNQLAANAALPNEIIEYFKMYPIEKVHPMGALRTAVSMLGLYDEEADVMDDQANLRKAIRLQAKIPAIVTAFSRIRKGLEPIAPRKDFGYAQNFLYMLNGNEPSQVEIEAFNKALVLHADHELNASTFTARVCVATLSDMYSGVTAAIGALKGPLHGGANEAVMKMLKEIDTLENVEAYINNKLDNKEKIMGFGHRVYRKGDPRAKHLREMSKRLTDMNGEPKWYEMSTKIEELVTSRKPLPPNVDFYSASVYHSLGIDHDLFTPIFAVSRMSGWIAHILEQYENNRLIRPRAEYVGPGMQKYVPIEER encoded by the coding sequence ATGTCTGTAACAAAAGGATTAGAAGGTATTGTTGCTACATCATCTTCCATTAGCTCAATCATTGATGACACTCTCACATATGTGGGGTATGACATTGATGATTTAGCAGAGAACGCAAGCTTTGAAGAGGTTATTTTCCTTTTATGGAACTTAAGGCTGCCAAACCATCTTGAATTAGAAGACTTGAAGAATCAATTGGCTGCTAATGCGGCACTGCCAAATGAAATCATTGAGTATTTCAAAATGTATCCTATTGAAAAAGTGCATCCGATGGGGGCTTTGAGAACAGCTGTATCTATGCTTGGATTATACGATGAAGAAGCGGATGTAATGGATGATCAGGCAAATTTAAGAAAAGCGATTCGTTTGCAAGCGAAGATTCCTGCTATTGTGACAGCTTTTTCACGCATCCGTAAAGGCTTGGAGCCAATTGCGCCTCGCAAGGACTTTGGTTACGCTCAAAACTTCTTGTATATGTTAAATGGCAATGAACCGAGCCAAGTGGAGATTGAAGCCTTCAATAAAGCTCTCGTTCTCCATGCAGATCATGAATTGAATGCTTCTACGTTCACAGCGCGTGTTTGTGTGGCCACACTTTCTGATATGTATTCAGGAGTAACGGCAGCAATTGGCGCTTTGAAAGGGCCATTGCATGGCGGAGCAAATGAAGCTGTTATGAAGATGCTCAAAGAGATTGATACACTTGAGAATGTTGAAGCTTATATCAATAATAAGCTTGATAATAAAGAGAAGATTATGGGCTTCGGCCACCGTGTATACCGCAAAGGGGACCCTCGTGCAAAACATCTCCGTGAAATGTCCAAAAGACTCACTGACATGAACGGCGAACCAAAATGGTACGAAATGTCTACAAAAATTGAGGAGCTGGTTACATCCAGAAAACCTCTGCCACCAAACGTAGATTTTTATTCTGCATCTGTCTACCATAGCTTAGGCATTGACCATGATTTGTTTACGCCAATCTTTGCTGTCAGCCGTATGTCCGGATGGATTGCTCATATTCTTGAGCAATACGAAAACAATCGTTTGATTCGTCCGCGTGCGGAGTATGTCGGTCCTGGCATGCAGAAGTACGTTCCGATCGAAGAACGTTAA
- the accA gene encoding acetyl-CoA carboxylase carboxyl transferase subunit alpha: MSAEFSFEKPIRDLQGKIDELKKLASTTTHDFSADIDTLEEKLRAIEKEVYENLEPWDRVQIARHSTRPTTKDYIDCLFTDFFECHGDRLYGDDHAIVGGIAKYRGQPVTVIGHQRGKDTKENILRNFGMPHPEGYRKALRLMKQAEKFNRPVICFIDTKGAYPGKAAEERGQSEAIARNLFEMAGLKVPIICIVIGEGGSGGALALGVGDHLHMLENSTYSVISPEGAASILWKDSAQAKKAAESMKITARDLKELDIIDEVIPEVLGGAHCSAEEQAEEIDRILAQSMEKLLSLEVEELLDTRYMKYRKIGKYNFLGSIFSYQ, translated from the coding sequence ATGTCAGCAGAATTTTCCTTTGAAAAACCAATCAGGGACTTACAAGGAAAGATAGATGAACTGAAGAAGTTAGCCAGCACCACCACACATGACTTTTCAGCGGACATCGATACTCTTGAAGAAAAGCTTCGGGCTATCGAAAAGGAAGTCTACGAAAATCTTGAACCGTGGGATCGCGTACAAATAGCCCGCCACTCTACACGTCCGACAACGAAGGATTATATTGATTGCTTATTCACCGATTTCTTCGAATGTCATGGTGACCGGCTTTACGGAGACGATCATGCTATTGTTGGCGGGATAGCCAAATATCGGGGACAGCCTGTCACAGTCATTGGTCATCAGCGCGGCAAGGACACGAAGGAAAATATTCTCCGCAACTTTGGAATGCCCCATCCAGAAGGGTATAGAAAAGCATTAAGGCTTATGAAGCAGGCTGAAAAGTTCAATCGCCCGGTAATTTGCTTTATTGACACAAAAGGCGCATATCCCGGAAAGGCAGCCGAAGAACGCGGCCAAAGTGAAGCCATTGCTAGAAATCTGTTCGAGATGGCTGGTTTGAAGGTTCCCATCATATGCATAGTGATTGGTGAGGGGGGAAGCGGGGGAGCGTTGGCCCTCGGTGTCGGCGATCATTTACATATGCTTGAGAACTCTACTTATTCGGTAATATCTCCTGAAGGAGCCGCCTCTATCCTCTGGAAGGATTCCGCTCAGGCAAAAAAAGCCGCTGAATCCATGAAGATTACAGCTAGGGACCTAAAAGAATTAGACATCATTGATGAGGTTATTCCTGAGGTGCTTGGTGGAGCCCATTGTTCAGCTGAAGAGCAGGCCGAAGAAATTGACCGTATACTAGCGCAATCAATGGAGAAACTATTATCACTTGAAGTAGAAGAGTTATTAGATACACGTTATATGAAGTACAGGAAGATTGGAAAATATAATTTTCTTGGCAGTATTTTTTCCTATCAATAG
- the pfkA gene encoding 6-phosphofructokinase: protein MKKIGVLTSGGDSPGMNAAIRAVVRKAIYHNVEVYGIYNGYQGLINGNIKKLELGSVGDIIHRGGTMLYTARCPEFKEREVQLKGIEQLKKFGIEGLVVIGGDGSYRGARALTELGYPCVGVPGTIDNDIPGTDFTIGFDTALNTVIDSIDKIRDTATSHDRTYVIEVMGRNAGDIALWAGMAGGAESILIPEESHDMNDIINKLNRGHDRGKKHSIIVVAEGVGSGFEIGQEIQRHTGAETRVTVLGHVQRGGSPTAHDRVLASRLAASAVELLMEGKGGRAVGIVNNKLVDYDIIEALKMPHVIDQKMYKLSDELSI, encoded by the coding sequence ATGAAGAAAATTGGCGTATTAACAAGTGGAGGAGATTCTCCAGGTATGAACGCCGCGATTCGTGCAGTTGTCCGTAAAGCGATCTACCATAATGTTGAAGTATATGGAATTTACAATGGTTACCAAGGGCTGATTAATGGAAACATCAAAAAGCTGGAACTAGGTTCTGTTGGAGACATTATACATAGAGGAGGAACAATGCTCTATACCGCACGTTGTCCGGAATTCAAGGAAAGGGAAGTGCAGCTTAAGGGCATTGAGCAACTTAAAAAGTTTGGAATCGAAGGTCTTGTTGTCATCGGTGGAGATGGTTCTTACCGCGGAGCGCGAGCACTTACAGAGCTCGGCTATCCATGCGTAGGAGTGCCTGGAACAATTGATAATGATATCCCGGGAACTGATTTCACAATCGGATTCGATACTGCGTTAAATACGGTTATTGACTCCATTGACAAAATCAGGGATACAGCAACCTCCCATGACAGAACGTATGTGATTGAAGTTATGGGAAGAAATGCCGGAGATATCGCCTTATGGGCTGGTATGGCTGGCGGAGCGGAATCCATTCTCATCCCAGAAGAAAGCCATGACATGAATGATATCATTAATAAGCTAAACCGTGGGCATGATAGAGGTAAGAAACACAGTATTATTGTTGTTGCTGAGGGTGTAGGAAGCGGTTTTGAAATCGGTCAAGAAATTCAAAGGCATACCGGTGCAGAAACACGCGTAACCGTGCTAGGACATGTTCAGCGCGGAGGATCTCCTACTGCCCATGACCGTGTTTTAGCGAGCCGTTTGGCAGCAAGCGCAGTTGAATTGCTTATGGAAGGCAAAGGCGGCCGCGCTGTCGGGATAGTGAATAACAAGTTGGTTGATTATGATATTATTGAAGCATTGAAAATGCCGCATGTTATCGATCAAAAAATGTATAAATTATCGGATGAGCTGTCAATTTAA
- a CDS encoding FxsA family protein: MKRPTFLFILIPTLEIITLLLAGSYIGIGWTVALMFLTGIFGFLFAKRQGIQTLRRAQEQLNRGMMPGEELFNGICILAGAFLLLLPGFISDLAGLILLIPITRKWAKPLITALMWKIMSRSQGTIRIIR, from the coding sequence ATGAAACGACCGACGTTTCTTTTTATATTGATTCCAACGCTTGAGATTATTACCCTTTTGCTGGCAGGGTCTTATATTGGCATAGGGTGGACAGTAGCCCTTATGTTCTTAACCGGAATTTTCGGCTTTCTCTTTGCGAAGAGGCAAGGGATTCAGACACTAAGAAGGGCGCAGGAACAATTGAACAGAGGAATGATGCCAGGGGAGGAGCTCTTTAATGGAATCTGTATTTTAGCCGGTGCTTTCCTGCTTCTATTGCCGGGATTTATAAGTGATTTAGCAGGGCTGATTTTGCTGATACCGATTACAAGAAAATGGGCGAAACCGCTAATCACCGCATTAATGTGGAAGATTATGAGCCGATCGCAAGGTACCATTAGAATCATCCGTTAA
- the pyk gene encoding pyruvate kinase — protein sequence MRKTKIVCTIGPASESLEKLKALMEAGMNVARLNFSHGSHEEHRARIQTIRQAAKETGKTVGILLDTKGPEIRTHDMENGGFELVAGNNVTISSTQVLGTPEKFSITYEGLIDDVQPGSRILVDDGLIGLEVTSVDKSKGEIHTKVLNTGMIKNKKGVNVPGVSVKLPGITQKDAEDIVFGIQEDVDFIAASFVRRAADVLEIRELLEKHDAGHIQIIPKIENHEGVENIEEILEVSDGLMVARGDLGVEIPAEDVPLVQKDLIKRCNRLAKPVITATQMLDSMQRNPRPTRAEASDVANAIFDGTDAIMLSGETAAGQYPVEAVQTMHNIAQKTETALNYKEILSARSKDHEYNVTEAIGLSVAHTALNLKVSAIIAPTQSGSTARMISRYRSNAPIIAVTAHERVMRKLALVWGVQPVLGTQTTNTDDMLENAVSESTKHNIVNPGDLVIITAGVPVNESGTTNIMKIHIIGSVLVSAQGIGRKSASGKVVVAKNAAEAIEKATEGCILVTNASDRDMMPAIEKCAALVTEEGGLTSHAAVVGLSQGIPVIVGAKNATAELKDGQVVTVHARSGRIYEGHSSIL from the coding sequence ATGCGTAAAACGAAAATTGTGTGTACGATTGGCCCTGCCAGTGAATCATTAGAAAAGCTTAAGGCTTTGATGGAGGCCGGCATGAACGTGGCACGCCTTAACTTTTCTCATGGAAGCCACGAGGAGCACCGCGCACGAATTCAAACAATTCGCCAAGCTGCAAAGGAAACAGGCAAGACTGTTGGGATCTTGCTCGACACGAAAGGACCTGAGATTCGTACGCATGATATGGAAAATGGCGGTTTTGAACTAGTTGCCGGAAATAATGTGACGATTTCCAGCACTCAAGTTCTAGGAACACCAGAGAAATTTTCCATCACTTATGAAGGTTTAATTGATGATGTACAGCCAGGTTCAAGAATTCTTGTGGATGATGGGCTGATTGGTCTTGAAGTAACATCAGTGGATAAATCCAAAGGTGAAATCCACACGAAAGTACTTAATACTGGAATGATTAAAAACAAAAAAGGCGTTAACGTACCTGGTGTATCTGTTAAATTGCCTGGAATTACACAAAAAGACGCTGAGGACATTGTTTTCGGTATCCAAGAAGATGTTGACTTCATTGCGGCTTCATTCGTTCGCCGTGCAGCTGATGTGCTTGAAATCAGAGAATTGCTTGAAAAACATGATGCTGGTCATATCCAAATCATCCCTAAGATTGAGAATCATGAAGGTGTAGAAAACATCGAGGAAATTCTTGAGGTTTCCGACGGATTAATGGTTGCCCGTGGAGACCTTGGGGTTGAGATTCCGGCTGAAGATGTGCCGCTCGTTCAAAAGGATTTAATCAAACGCTGCAACCGTTTGGCTAAACCAGTTATCACAGCGACACAAATGCTTGATTCCATGCAGCGCAACCCTCGTCCGACTCGTGCGGAAGCAAGTGACGTTGCCAATGCAATCTTTGATGGCACAGATGCAATTATGCTTTCTGGTGAAACAGCTGCTGGTCAATATCCAGTAGAAGCCGTTCAAACTATGCACAATATTGCTCAAAAAACAGAGACTGCTTTGAATTATAAAGAGATTCTTTCTGCTCGCAGCAAAGATCATGAGTACAATGTAACAGAAGCGATCGGTTTGTCTGTGGCACATACGGCATTAAACTTAAAAGTTTCTGCCATCATTGCTCCTACACAAAGCGGGTCTACAGCTAGAATGATCTCTCGCTATCGTTCTAATGCGCCAATCATCGCGGTTACAGCTCATGAGCGTGTAATGCGCAAGCTTGCATTAGTATGGGGCGTTCAGCCAGTCCTTGGCACACAAACTACAAACACTGATGATATGCTTGAAAATGCTGTATCAGAATCGACGAAGCACAACATTGTGAACCCTGGTGATTTAGTCATTATCACAGCCGGTGTTCCTGTGAACGAATCTGGTACAACGAACATCATGAAGATTCACATCATCGGTTCTGTATTGGTAAGCGCACAAGGTATCGGCCGCAAGTCTGCATCAGGCAAAGTGGTTGTAGCTAAAAATGCTGCTGAAGCAATTGAGAAAGCAACAGAAGGATGCATTCTCGTTACAAACGCGAGCGACCGCGACATGATGCCGGCGATTGAAAAATGTGCGGCTCTAGTTACGGAAGAAGGCGGATTAACAAGCCATGCTGCTGTAGTAGGATTAAGCCAAGGCATTCCTGTAATCGTTGGTGCAAAAAATGCGACAGCTGAATTGAAGGACGGACAAGTTGTTACCGTTCATGCAAGAAGCGGCCGTATTTATGAAGGACATTCAAGCATCCTATAA
- the ytvI gene encoding sporulation integral membrane protein YtvI, with protein MNFEYLYRALRFIMVITGSVITIYLLLLTAKYTYPFIIGICLAFLMNPFITFTTEKLRFPRALSVLVSMIVVIALIAGLITFLITEIVAGAAYLSNVLPEHLDNMIKLIQDFFQSRILPLYERIISLFNDLEDGQQDTILSNIENIGSSIGTTLTNLIQTTLGFVPKLIGWLPGAGTGALFSLLATFFIAKEWNKFLAKTQQLLPAKALFNIKKIIVELERALFGFIRAQLTLITITTLIVLLGLLILRIEFAITIALITGFVDLLPYLGTGFVFVPWIIYALMTGNFSLALGLAILYTVVIVQRQVMEPKILSSSIGLDPLITLIAIFVGFKTIGFIGLIIGPIVLIIIRSLYKLRILHDVWDFIMGRKPTEFTK; from the coding sequence GTGAATTTTGAATACCTATACCGGGCTCTTCGCTTTATAATGGTCATTACCGGCTCTGTCATAACGATTTATTTATTGCTGCTGACGGCAAAATATACATACCCTTTCATCATTGGGATATGTCTTGCCTTCTTAATGAACCCCTTTATCACCTTTACAACTGAAAAATTGCGGTTTCCTCGAGCCTTGTCTGTCCTGGTCAGTATGATTGTCGTGATTGCCTTAATTGCCGGATTGATTACCTTTTTAATCACCGAAATCGTAGCCGGAGCGGCCTATTTATCCAACGTGCTGCCTGAACATCTCGACAATATGATCAAACTGATACAAGACTTTTTCCAGAGTAGGATTCTTCCTCTGTATGAAAGGATCATTTCCTTATTCAATGATTTAGAGGATGGACAGCAGGATACGATTCTGTCAAATATCGAAAACATTGGCAGCAGCATTGGTACGACACTTACAAACCTTATCCAAACAACCCTTGGTTTTGTTCCCAAACTTATCGGCTGGCTTCCGGGCGCAGGAACAGGAGCCCTCTTCTCCTTGCTTGCGACCTTCTTCATTGCAAAGGAATGGAACAAGTTTTTAGCAAAGACACAGCAGCTGCTTCCAGCCAAAGCTCTATTTAACATCAAAAAAATCATCGTAGAACTTGAGCGGGCATTATTTGGCTTTATCCGCGCGCAATTAACGCTTATAACCATAACAACACTTATTGTGCTCCTCGGCCTACTGATTCTAAGGATAGAATTTGCCATCACCATTGCCTTGATTACTGGATTTGTCGATTTGCTTCCGTATCTCGGAACTGGTTTTGTATTTGTCCCTTGGATTATCTATGCATTGATGACCGGAAATTTCAGCCTCGCTCTTGGGCTGGCCATTCTTTACACCGTCGTTATTGTTCAGCGGCAGGTAATGGAACCAAAAATCCTTTCTTCAAGCATCGGGCTCGACCCGCTTATAACCTTGATTGCCATTTTCGTCGGTTTTAAGACAATCGGTTTCATCGGCCTCATTATCGGGCCCATTGTCCTTATAATCATCCGCTCCCTCTATAAGCTCCGTATCCTTCATGATGTTTGGGATTTCATCATGGGCAGAAAACCAACTGAATTTACAAAATAA
- a CDS encoding DUF441 domain-containing protein produces MYGPYIFLIILLLIGIVAKNTSLIVATGFLLLVKVAGTDGRFLAYVQSKGINWGVTIITIAVLVPIATGNIGFKQLAEAAKSPYAWVAMLSGIAVALIAKNGIQLLSSDPHITVALVFGTILAVALFNGVAVGPLIGAGIAYLMMQLIDLFR; encoded by the coding sequence ATGTATGGACCTTATATCTTCTTGATTATCCTGCTTTTAATCGGGATTGTGGCTAAGAATACCTCTCTTATAGTTGCTACAGGTTTCTTGCTGCTAGTAAAAGTGGCAGGGACGGATGGCCGATTCCTTGCTTATGTGCAATCAAAAGGAATCAATTGGGGTGTAACTATCATCACAATTGCTGTGCTCGTTCCTATTGCCACGGGCAATATTGGCTTCAAGCAGCTGGCTGAAGCCGCTAAATCACCATATGCATGGGTTGCGATGCTTTCGGGAATAGCAGTTGCCCTGATTGCGAAAAATGGCATACAGCTGCTTTCCTCTGATCCGCATATCACAGTTGCTCTCGTATTTGGAACAATACTTGCTGTGGCCCTATTTAACGGAGTGGCAGTCGGTCCGCTGATTGGAGCTGGGATTGCCTACTTGATGATGCAGCTGATTGATTTATTTAGATAA
- the icd gene encoding NADP-dependent isocitrate dehydrogenase, producing MSQAEKIKVVDGALQVPNHAIIPFIEGDGTGPDIWAAASRVLEASVEKAYNGEKAIVWKEVLAGEKAFNETGEWLPAETLDVIKEYLIAIKGPLTTPVGGGIRSLNVALRQELDLYTCLRPVRYFNGVPSPVKRPEDTDMVIFRENTEDIYAGIEYAKGSDDVKKLLDFLRNEMGVSKIRFPETSGIGIKPVSEEGTKRLVRAALNYAIKEGRKSLTLVHKGNIMKFTEGAFKNWGYEVAEQEFGEQVFTWAQYDRIKEAEGTEAANKAQADAEAAGKIIVKDSIADIFLQQILTRPREFDVVATMNLNGDYISDALAAQVGGIGIAPGANINYVTGHAIFEATHGTAPKYAGLDKVNPSSVILSGVLMLEHLGWNEAADMITRSMEKTIDSKVVTYDFARLMDGANEVKCSEFADELIKNME from the coding sequence ATGAGTCAGGCAGAAAAAATCAAAGTAGTAGACGGCGCTTTGCAAGTGCCAAATCACGCTATCATTCCTTTTATTGAAGGAGATGGAACGGGTCCGGATATTTGGGCTGCGGCATCGCGTGTACTAGAAGCTTCTGTAGAAAAAGCTTATAATGGAGAGAAAGCAATCGTTTGGAAAGAAGTATTAGCTGGTGAAAAAGCATTTAACGAAACAGGTGAATGGCTCCCGGCTGAAACACTTGATGTGATTAAAGAATATTTAATCGCGATAAAAGGGCCATTGACTACTCCTGTTGGCGGCGGAATTCGCTCTTTAAATGTTGCTCTTCGCCAAGAACTTGATTTATACACATGCTTAAGACCTGTCCGTTATTTCAACGGTGTTCCTTCACCGGTTAAACGTCCGGAAGATACAGATATGGTTATTTTCCGTGAAAATACAGAAGATATCTACGCTGGAATTGAATATGCAAAAGGATCTGATGATGTTAAGAAACTATTAGATTTCCTTCGCAATGAGATGGGCGTATCTAAGATTCGCTTCCCAGAGACTTCAGGTATTGGCATTAAACCAGTTTCTGAAGAAGGAACAAAACGCCTTGTGCGCGCAGCCTTGAATTATGCAATTAAGGAAGGAAGGAAATCCTTAACGCTTGTTCATAAAGGAAATATCATGAAATTCACAGAAGGTGCCTTCAAGAACTGGGGTTATGAAGTAGCAGAGCAAGAATTCGGCGAACAAGTATTTACATGGGCACAATATGACCGCATTAAAGAAGCTGAAGGAACAGAAGCAGCGAATAAAGCCCAAGCTGATGCGGAAGCTGCAGGCAAGATTATTGTGAAGGATTCTATCGCAGATATCTTCTTACAACAAATTTTGACTAGACCAAGAGAATTCGACGTAGTTGCGACAATGAACTTGAATGGAGATTATATCTCTGACGCTCTTGCTGCACAAGTCGGCGGAATCGGTATCGCACCTGGTGCGAACATTAACTATGTTACTGGTCATGCGATTTTTGAAGCAACACATGGTACTGCACCAAAATATGCTGGCCTTGATAAAGTGAACCCATCCTCTGTCATTCTATCCGGTGTATTAATGCTTGAACATTTAGGCTGGAATGAAGCAGCAGACATGATCACTCGTTCCATGGAAAAAACAATTGACTCTAAAGTGGTCACTTATGACTTCGCTCGCTTGATGGATGGAGCAAATGAAGTGAAATGTTCTGAGTTTGCTGATGAATTAATCAAGAACATGGAATAA